The Elusimicrobiota bacterium genome has a window encoding:
- a CDS encoding RuBisCO large subunit C-terminal-like domain-containing protein: MTTAPADPIRASYLVRCSAADAEGAARAIAFEQTVEVPEDFIKDDALRERIVGRVRSVAPQPGARDLHRVEIDYNPLLGGGRLPQLLNLVFGNVSIYPEVRLVDLRLPDAFLARFRGPRYGVEGLRRLLGVHGRPLLATAVKPMGAGLEHFERVVRDFALGGGDIVKDDQNLADETPADFLRRVERCQRAVEEADRSTGRRALYLPHLTGTQEELEERLRALHGLGVRGVLACPAILGLENTRSFAEKHGLVLMAHPAFSGTLYAGREPRVDPGLYLGTLMRLVGADVSIFPNAGGRFAFTPEDCAGVSRRLAEPLGTLKAAFPAPAGGMRFESLAGMAERYGAESVFLVGGALLSHHEDVRRGTEAFLGAMRKLFKERLEAPSAEEAFSSACELPSAKKGAVLDRLAFRPDWSWEGRPASAYKADETLPFQGVSRRELVGAHGEKTAFDLRYFELAPGGHTSLEKHAHTHTVVCVRGRGVLVKGKKRVELGGMDIGYVGPFETHQLRNEGAEPFGFFCIVDRERDRPVAP, translated from the coding sequence ATGACGACGGCGCCCGCCGACCCCATCCGCGCGTCCTACCTCGTGCGCTGCTCGGCGGCGGATGCCGAGGGCGCCGCGCGCGCCATCGCCTTCGAGCAGACCGTCGAGGTCCCCGAGGACTTCATCAAGGACGACGCGCTGCGCGAGCGCATCGTCGGCCGGGTCCGCTCGGTCGCGCCGCAGCCGGGCGCCCGGGACCTCCACCGCGTCGAGATCGACTACAACCCCCTGCTCGGCGGCGGGCGCCTGCCGCAGCTGCTCAACCTCGTCTTCGGCAACGTCTCCATCTATCCGGAGGTGCGCCTCGTCGACCTGCGTCTGCCCGACGCCTTCCTCGCGCGCTTCCGGGGGCCGAGGTACGGCGTCGAGGGCCTGCGGCGCCTGCTCGGCGTGCACGGCCGGCCGCTGCTGGCGACCGCGGTCAAGCCGATGGGCGCCGGCCTCGAGCACTTCGAGCGGGTCGTGCGCGACTTCGCGCTCGGCGGCGGCGACATCGTCAAGGACGACCAGAACCTGGCCGACGAGACCCCCGCGGACTTCCTGCGCCGCGTCGAGCGCTGCCAGCGCGCCGTGGAGGAGGCCGACCGGAGCACGGGCCGCCGCGCGCTCTACCTGCCGCATCTGACCGGGACGCAGGAGGAGCTTGAGGAGCGCCTGCGCGCCCTCCACGGCCTCGGCGTGCGCGGCGTCCTCGCCTGCCCCGCCATCCTCGGCCTCGAGAACACCCGGTCCTTCGCCGAGAAGCACGGGCTCGTCCTCATGGCGCACCCGGCCTTCTCGGGCACGCTCTACGCGGGTCGCGAGCCCCGCGTCGATCCCGGCCTCTACCTCGGCACGCTCATGCGCCTGGTCGGCGCCGACGTCTCCATCTTCCCCAACGCCGGCGGCCGCTTCGCTTTCACGCCCGAGGACTGCGCCGGCGTCTCGCGCCGCCTCGCCGAGCCGCTGGGAACGCTCAAGGCCGCCTTCCCCGCCCCCGCGGGCGGCATGCGCTTCGAGAGTCTCGCCGGCATGGCCGAGCGCTACGGCGCCGAGAGCGTCTTCCTCGTCGGGGGGGCGCTGCTCTCCCATCACGAGGACGTCCGGCGGGGGACCGAGGCCTTCCTCGGCGCGATGCGCAAGCTCTTCAAGGAGCGGCTCGAGGCGCCCTCCGCGGAGGAGGCGTTCTCCTCCGCCTGCGAACTGCCTTCCGCGAAGAAGGGCGCGGTGCTCGACCGCCTCGCCTTCCGCCCGGACTGGAGTTGGGAGGGCCGTCCTGCCTCGGCCTACAAGGCCGACGAGACGCTGCCCTTCCAGGGAGTCTCCCGCCGGGAGCTCGTGGGCGCGCACGGCGAGAAGACCGCCTTCGACCTGCGCTACTTCGAGCTCGCCCCCGGCGGGCACACGAGCCTCGAGAAGCACGCGCACACCCACACGGTCGTCTGCGTACGCGGGCGCGGCGTGCTGGTGAAGGGGAAGAAGCGCGTCGAGCTCGGGGGGATGGACATCGGCTACGTCGGGCCTTTCGAGACCCACCAGCTGCGCAACGAGGGCGCCGAGCCCTTCGGCTTCTTCTGCATCGTCGACCGCGAGCGCGACCGCCCGGTCGCTCCATAA
- a CDS encoding GNA1162 family protein: MRRGLPAGAARIVPVLALLASAACGPAPTLVKHDLWKDLKGPTPGEYHLLLVWKNPRFGAGDAAALTPEALASAIAAESSSRSLGRLRSYQVVEDYDELAASLPLWRPRAPVLLVEASPASTRSSSSTLVGFGARARYQPFVFDTSTAWSRVQSALEAPWGSKLKARAAEKTRWLADNSLSVCRSFAAALFSALPLEPRPSELKLRKGKGEGMARAYDLALSSGDWAGAAEQWEKEAGADFKNDDALADLSVARELLGDWDGAAAAEEKRKPSLFSSDRERLSMLRGLSLLGTLKGKRFAAPGASVAVLPLDNETPDLQAAEQVRKRLAEALKDAGYAPLDIPALDEKLQKAGFTDAGQLKALTPAKLARLVGADLLAGGSVEEFRTIPLGIYFRREVRATLRVMDGREGKVLFQKTAGTVKETLPGESSELASELVGLIAGKAKNDPLPEESAETSRRFVRPFPHFEIREPGTRH, from the coding sequence ATGCGAAGAGGGCTCCCGGCAGGCGCCGCGCGGATCGTCCCCGTTCTCGCGCTCCTCGCGTCCGCGGCGTGCGGGCCCGCGCCGACGCTGGTCAAGCACGACCTCTGGAAGGACCTGAAGGGGCCGACGCCGGGAGAGTACCACCTCCTCCTCGTCTGGAAGAACCCCCGCTTCGGCGCGGGGGACGCCGCCGCCCTCACCCCCGAGGCCCTCGCCTCCGCCATCGCCGCGGAATCCTCGTCGCGCTCGCTGGGCCGCCTGCGCTCGTACCAGGTCGTCGAGGACTACGACGAGCTGGCCGCCTCCCTGCCGCTCTGGCGGCCCCGGGCCCCCGTCCTCCTCGTCGAGGCCTCGCCGGCCTCCACGCGCTCCTCCTCGAGCACCCTCGTCGGCTTCGGCGCCCGGGCCCGCTACCAGCCCTTCGTCTTCGACACGAGCACCGCCTGGAGCCGGGTGCAGTCCGCGCTCGAGGCGCCCTGGGGCTCGAAGCTCAAGGCCCGCGCCGCCGAGAAGACGCGCTGGCTCGCCGACAACTCCCTCTCCGTCTGCCGTTCCTTCGCGGCCGCGCTCTTCTCGGCCCTCCCGCTCGAGCCGCGCCCCTCCGAGCTCAAGCTGCGCAAGGGAAAGGGCGAGGGCATGGCGCGGGCCTACGACCTCGCGCTCTCCTCAGGCGACTGGGCGGGGGCCGCGGAGCAATGGGAGAAGGAGGCGGGCGCCGACTTCAAGAACGACGACGCCCTCGCCGACCTCTCGGTCGCGCGCGAGCTCCTCGGAGACTGGGACGGGGCGGCCGCCGCGGAGGAGAAGCGCAAGCCGTCCCTCTTCTCCTCCGACCGCGAGCGCCTGAGCATGCTGCGCGGGCTCTCCCTGCTCGGGACGCTCAAGGGGAAGCGCTTCGCCGCTCCAGGCGCGAGCGTGGCGGTGCTCCCGCTCGACAACGAGACCCCGGACCTCCAGGCGGCCGAACAGGTGCGCAAGCGCCTCGCTGAAGCGCTCAAGGACGCCGGCTACGCGCCGCTCGACATCCCCGCGCTCGACGAGAAGCTCCAGAAGGCGGGGTTCACCGACGCCGGCCAGCTCAAAGCCCTGACGCCGGCGAAGCTCGCGCGCCTCGTCGGCGCGGACCTGCTCGCGGGCGGCTCCGTCGAGGAGTTCCGGACCATCCCGCTCGGGATCTACTTCCGGCGCGAGGTGCGGGCGACGCTGAGGGTGATGGACGGACGGGAAGGGAAGGTCCTGTTCCAGAAGACGGCCGGGACCGTGAAGGAGACCTTGCCCGGAGAGTCCTCGGAGCTCGCCTCGGAACTCGTCGGCCTCATCGCCGGCAAGGCGAAGAACGACCCCCTGCCCGAGGAATCCGCGGAGACCTCACGGCGCTTCGTGCGCCCTTTCCCCCACTTCGAGATTCGAGAGCCGGGAACCCGTCACTGA
- a CDS encoding RDD family protein produces the protein MADENELRAAPSPGLSGDGTGREEDGLRPAGFWARGGAVVVDGFIVLSGVAVVGGLLALLGVPSVLLQVFGILAPFVYNGLCIGRWGRTPGKRLAGLAVVGADGRTVGYARAFARAFATLLSTLIVFIGYLLALWTPGRSLHDRLAGTRVVRLPEVPAWRGHLASGLGVVSVAVFVLVLAYPGNRGADLSFEERASATNLQTLRIALLRRATDMGERGREPYPDALTELVPDVLTEMPPLAIGGHPETRLTESYGAELCRDGDAGPVVDAARLRDTGRWGWIRGGAGACQALVFMDCTHKDDAGRLWSSY, from the coding sequence ATGGCTGACGAGAACGAGCTGCGTGCCGCCCCGTCGCCGGGGCTGAGCGGCGACGGGACAGGGCGCGAGGAGGACGGATTGCGCCCGGCCGGCTTCTGGGCCCGCGGCGGAGCGGTCGTCGTCGACGGCTTCATCGTCCTGAGCGGGGTGGCGGTCGTCGGCGGGCTGCTGGCCCTGCTCGGCGTCCCCTCCGTGCTCCTGCAGGTCTTCGGGATCCTCGCGCCCTTCGTCTACAACGGGCTCTGCATCGGGCGCTGGGGCCGCACGCCCGGCAAGCGCCTGGCCGGGCTCGCGGTGGTCGGGGCCGACGGCCGTACGGTCGGCTACGCCCGGGCTTTCGCCCGGGCCTTCGCCACGCTGCTCTCGACGCTCATCGTCTTCATCGGCTATCTCCTGGCCTTGTGGACGCCGGGGCGCTCCCTGCACGACCGTCTCGCGGGGACCCGCGTCGTCCGCCTCCCCGAGGTCCCGGCCTGGCGCGGGCATCTCGCCTCCGGCCTCGGCGTCGTCTCCGTCGCGGTCTTCGTCCTCGTCCTCGCCTACCCGGGGAATCGCGGCGCGGACCTCTCCTTCGAGGAGCGGGCCTCGGCGACGAACCTTCAGACCCTGCGCATCGCCCTGCTGAGGCGTGCGACGGACATGGGCGAGCGGGGCCGGGAGCCCTATCCCGACGCCCTCACCGAGCTCGTGCCGGACGTCCTCACCGAGATGCCGCCGCTCGCCATCGGCGGGCATCCCGAGACGCGGCTCACGGAGTCCTACGGCGCGGAGCTCTGCCGGGACGGGGACGCGGGCCCGGTCGTCGATGCCGCGCGCCTGCGCGACACCGGCCGCTGGGGTTGGATCCGCGGCGGCGCGGGCGCCTGCCAGGCGCTCGTCTTCATGGACTGCACCCACAAGGACGACGCCGGCCGTCTCTGGTCTTCCTACTGA
- a CDS encoding 4Fe-4S dicluster domain-containing protein: MTEHAKETVEAKLGLLEYRKGPEPHIHLKDAGASAPCVSRCEKRPCVSVCPAKVYEYDEAGAKVLVAWENCIECGACRMLCPFDNILCDWPAGGFGVRYRYG; encoded by the coding sequence ATGACGGAACACGCGAAGGAGACGGTCGAGGCGAAGCTGGGCCTGCTCGAGTACCGGAAGGGCCCGGAGCCGCACATCCATCTCAAGGACGCCGGGGCGTCGGCGCCCTGCGTCTCCCGATGCGAGAAGCGGCCCTGCGTGAGCGTCTGCCCCGCGAAGGTCTACGAATACGACGAGGCCGGAGCGAAGGTCCTCGTCGCCTGGGAGAACTGCATCGAGTGCGGCGCGTGCCGGATGCTCTGCCCCTTCGACAACATCCTCTGCGACTGGCCGGCGGGCGGCTTCGGCGTGAGGTATCGCTATGGCTGA
- a CDS encoding FAD-dependent oxidoreductase, producing the protein MPDFDAIVVGAGPAGTSAALTLARRGLKTVLLERGEYPGAKNVQGAVLYGRMLHDIVPEFWKDPDCPLERPVVEQRTVLTHGEDSVGFSYKSRRFLEGVPNAYTLIRVRFDRWYAKQAEAAGAELYAGVTVRELLKDGTRVVGVKTSEGDELTASVVLACDGVNSLLAQKAGLRPELKPEEVALGAKEVLELPSERIEERFALEKGEGATIEYFGSVTQGMLGYGFLYTNKDSLSLGVGCRLSDYQRTGLRPSEHLEALKKHPAVRRLIEGAKTLEYSAHLIPEGGLRSMPPLARDGLLVAGDAAQMINPAFREGSNLAMTAGRLAAEAAVEAKAQGDFSEKTLSSYVEKLRGCYLLPDLEETKDLEERIAAVPDFLEFYPGLACALARLRFTVDGRPKKEHLREALGLLRKRGFLRMARELWPLRKAAL; encoded by the coding sequence TTGCCTGATTTCGACGCCATCGTCGTCGGCGCCGGTCCCGCCGGGACCTCGGCCGCGCTGACCCTGGCGCGCCGCGGGCTCAAGACCGTCCTCCTCGAGCGCGGCGAGTACCCCGGCGCGAAGAACGTGCAGGGCGCGGTGCTCTACGGCCGCATGCTCCACGATATCGTCCCGGAGTTCTGGAAGGACCCCGACTGTCCGCTCGAGCGGCCGGTCGTCGAGCAGCGCACCGTGCTCACCCACGGCGAGGACTCCGTCGGCTTCTCCTACAAGTCCCGGCGCTTCCTCGAGGGCGTCCCCAACGCGTACACCCTCATCCGCGTCCGCTTCGACCGCTGGTACGCGAAGCAGGCGGAGGCGGCGGGCGCGGAGCTCTACGCCGGCGTGACCGTGCGCGAGCTCCTCAAGGACGGCACCCGCGTCGTCGGCGTGAAGACCAGCGAGGGCGACGAGCTCACCGCCTCGGTCGTGCTCGCCTGCGACGGGGTCAACTCCCTGCTGGCCCAGAAGGCGGGCCTGCGGCCCGAGCTCAAGCCCGAGGAGGTCGCGCTCGGCGCCAAGGAGGTGCTCGAGCTCCCCTCCGAGCGCATCGAGGAGCGCTTCGCCCTCGAGAAGGGCGAGGGCGCGACGATCGAATATTTCGGCTCCGTGACCCAGGGGATGCTCGGCTACGGCTTCCTCTACACGAACAAGGACTCGCTCTCGCTCGGCGTCGGCTGCCGCTTGAGCGACTACCAGCGCACGGGCCTGCGCCCCTCCGAGCACCTCGAGGCCCTCAAGAAGCACCCGGCCGTGCGCCGGCTCATCGAGGGGGCCAAGACGCTCGAGTACAGCGCCCACCTCATCCCCGAGGGCGGCCTGCGCTCCATGCCCCCGCTCGCGCGCGACGGCCTGCTCGTGGCGGGCGATGCCGCGCAGATGATCAATCCCGCCTTCCGCGAGGGCTCGAACCTCGCCATGACCGCCGGCCGACTCGCCGCCGAAGCCGCCGTCGAGGCGAAGGCGCAGGGGGACTTCTCCGAGAAGACCCTTTCTTCCTACGTCGAGAAGCTCCGCGGCTGCTACCTCCTGCCCGACCTCGAAGAGACGAAGGACCTCGAAGAGCGCATCGCCGCCGTGCCCGATTTCCTCGAGTTCTATCCCGGCCTCGCCTGCGCGCTGGCCCGCCTGCGCTTCACGGTCGACGGCCGGCCGAAGAAGGAGCACCTGCGCGAGGCGCTGGGTCTCCTGCGCAAGCGGGGCTTCCTGCGCATGGCGCGCGAGCTCTGGCCGCTCCGGAAGGCCGCGCTATGA
- a CDS encoding response regulator, with protein MPKKVLVIDDEPEMLNLIRFTLEQGGYEVVTCDNGRHAWNAILQNKPAMLVLDVMLPGIDGYSLQIKISQDDLTKNIPIVVLTALEPSRTLFKKFPQVVGFMTKPFNTDELLAKVVETIGKANPEPAA; from the coding sequence ATGCCAAAGAAAGTCCTGGTCATCGACGACGAGCCGGAGATGCTCAACCTCATCCGCTTCACCCTCGAGCAGGGCGGTTACGAGGTCGTCACCTGCGACAACGGGCGGCACGCCTGGAACGCGATCCTCCAGAACAAGCCGGCGATGCTGGTGCTCGACGTCATGCTCCCGGGCATCGACGGGTACTCGCTCCAGATCAAGATCTCCCAGGACGATCTGACCAAGAACATCCCCATCGTCGTCCTCACGGCTCTCGAGCCGTCGCGGACCCTCTTCAAGAAGTTCCCGCAGGTCGTCGGCTTCATGACCAAGCCCTTCAACACCGACGAACTGCTCGCCAAGGTCGTCGAGACCATCGGCAAGGCCAACCCCGAACCCGCCGCTTGA
- the tilS gene encoding tRNA lysidine(34) synthetase TilS, whose translation MTTEERALRKTLDSRLAAFDRAEGLLRPGDRVLAAVSGGPDSVLLALHLARLAPKKRLKLALAHFHHGLRGAEADRDAASVRRLAARLGLPLFERRLGVARAAREEGRSVEDAGRLLRYRALAELARAEGFDKVATGHHLDDQAETLLLHLLRGTRAKGLGGIPPRRALARTGPGAKVLLVRPLLPLRRTEIRACLRALGQGFRLDRSNLREHHTRNWVRRRVLPLLEKRNPRIREGLAAIASDIRRIVGE comes from the coding sequence ATGACAACCGAAGAAAGAGCCCTTCGCAAAACCCTGGACTCCCGCCTGGCCGCCTTCGACCGGGCCGAGGGCCTCCTGCGCCCGGGAGACCGGGTCCTCGCGGCGGTCTCCGGGGGGCCGGACTCCGTGCTGCTGGCCCTCCACCTCGCCCGCCTGGCGCCGAAGAAGCGCCTGAAGCTCGCGCTCGCGCACTTCCACCACGGCCTGCGCGGCGCCGAGGCCGACCGGGACGCCGCCTCGGTGCGGCGCCTGGCCGCCCGCCTCGGCCTGCCCCTCTTCGAGCGGCGCCTGGGCGTCGCGCGCGCCGCGCGCGAGGAGGGCCGCAGCGTCGAGGACGCCGGGCGCCTCCTGCGCTACCGCGCCCTCGCCGAGCTCGCCCGTGCGGAGGGCTTCGACAAGGTCGCCACCGGCCACCATCTCGACGACCAGGCCGAGACCCTGCTCCTCCATCTCCTGCGCGGGACCCGCGCGAAGGGCCTGGGCGGCATCCCCCCCCGACGCGCTCTCGCGCGGACCGGCCCGGGCGCGAAGGTCCTGCTCGTGCGACCGCTCCTGCCCCTGCGCCGGACGGAGATCCGCGCCTGCCTCCGCGCCCTGGGCCAGGGCTTCCGTCTCGACCGCAGCAACCTCCGCGAGCATCACACCCGCAACTGGGTGCGCCGGCGCGTCCTGCCGCTCCTGGAAAAAAGGAACCCCCGCATCCGCGAGGGTCTCGCCGCCATCGCCTCCGACATCAGAAGAATCGTCGGAGAGTGA
- a CDS encoding MBL fold metallo-hydrolase — translation MKRVAGGIYLLEAAAPANAFLIEGSADLTLVDAGPEDKAAALLLELQDNGFRPRDVQRSIVTHAHPGHAGALAPLLREHRFKVYAHPFDIPVLTGRETPAPARAGFLGSLRRRAPSWKAVDIALSVETGQSVRGLPQWQVLHLPGHTPGSIGLYHPVRQVLLCGDALVRGADGALALPTYRQDPAAARATLAVLAKVDCDILCCGHGAVLRGGAFRFVDKLNRETA, via the coding sequence ATGAAGCGCGTCGCGGGCGGGATCTATCTGCTCGAGGCCGCCGCGCCCGCGAACGCCTTCCTCATCGAGGGCAGCGCGGACCTCACGCTCGTCGACGCCGGGCCCGAGGACAAGGCCGCCGCGCTGCTCCTCGAGCTCCAGGACAACGGCTTCCGCCCCAGGGACGTCCAGCGCTCCATCGTGACGCACGCCCATCCCGGGCACGCGGGCGCGCTGGCGCCGCTGCTGCGCGAGCACCGCTTCAAGGTCTACGCGCACCCCTTCGACATCCCCGTCCTCACCGGCCGCGAGACGCCCGCCCCCGCGCGCGCGGGCTTCCTGGGCTCCCTGCGCCGCCGGGCGCCGTCCTGGAAGGCCGTGGACATCGCGCTCTCCGTCGAGACCGGGCAGTCCGTGCGCGGCCTGCCGCAGTGGCAGGTCCTGCACCTCCCCGGGCACACTCCCGGCTCCATCGGCCTCTATCATCCCGTGCGGCAGGTCCTGCTCTGCGGCGACGCGCTCGTCCGAGGCGCCGACGGGGCGCTCGCGCTGCCGACCTACCGGCAGGACCCCGCGGCGGCGCGCGCGACGCTCGCCGTCCTGGCCAAGGTGGACTGCGACATCCTCTGCTGCGGGCACGGCGCCGTGCTGCGCGGCGGGGCCTTCCGCTTCGTCGACAAGCTTAATCGAGAAACGGCGTAG
- a CDS encoding peptidylprolyl isomerase yields the protein MQPLSRHAGRGASALCARGEGASAAQACLFALACAALACGGRSAVQDSPVSSLPGVSGSTATAKGLYATLVTEAGEIELRLLRAEAPQAAERFAALARGEGTRRPLYDGARFERATPGFVIQCAVPDRAGVAALVPLPGRVFNRPGVAAFAGDASAPVGGQFFITLAAAPWLDGRHAAFGEIVRGLDAARAIAAAPRLERDADGVVVDRPLKPVRIVRVRVEER from the coding sequence TTGCAGCCCCTCTCCCGCCACGCCGGGAGAGGGGCGAGCGCGCTCTGCGCGCGGGGTGAGGGGGCGAGCGCGGCGCAAGCCTGTCTCTTCGCCCTGGCTTGCGCCGCCCTCGCCTGCGGCGGGCGCTCCGCCGTCCAAGACTCACCCGTCTCCTCGCTCCCCGGCGTCTCCGGTTCCACCGCGACCGCCAAGGGCCTCTATGCGACCCTCGTCACCGAGGCCGGCGAGATCGAGCTGCGGCTGCTGCGCGCCGAGGCCCCCCAGGCGGCCGAGCGTTTCGCCGCCCTTGCGCGGGGGGAGGGCACGCGGCGTCCGCTCTACGACGGCGCCCGTTTCGAGCGGGCGACTCCGGGTTTCGTCATCCAATGCGCCGTCCCGGACCGCGCGGGAGTCGCCGCGCTCGTCCCTCTGCCGGGCAGGGTCTTCAACCGCCCCGGCGTCGCGGCTTTCGCCGGCGACGCGTCGGCGCCGGTCGGCGGACAGTTCTTCATCACGCTCGCGGCCGCGCCCTGGCTCGACGGCCGGCACGCCGCCTTCGGCGAGATCGTGCGCGGGCTCGACGCCGCGCGGGCCATCGCCGCCGCGCCGCGCCTCGAGCGCGACGCGGACGGGGTCGTCGTCGACCGTCCGCTCAAGCCCGTGCGCATCGTGCGGGTCCGCGTGGAGGAGCGATGA
- a CDS encoding NAD(P)H-hydrate epimerase, with the protein MKAPIPEEFDGLPVVTSEEMRELDRRAVERCGIPALALMEKAGEGVARHALELLKGLSVAEHLVTVCCGRGNNGGDGLVVARLLKAAGLEVMAFIAPPKRDGGYSPEVKANLARALEAGVSVHEVSDELVELDIRLRSSALLVDALLGTGSSGKPAGPVHRMIQCMMKAGRPILAVDVPSGIDPNTGYHSGAVVAATRTCALGLPKRGLLAAPAARYVGELRVVDIGFPRELVEGFRRK; encoded by the coding sequence GTGAAGGCGCCGATCCCCGAGGAGTTCGACGGCCTCCCGGTCGTCACCTCCGAGGAGATGCGCGAGCTCGATCGCCGTGCGGTCGAGCGCTGCGGCATCCCCGCGCTCGCGCTCATGGAGAAGGCGGGGGAGGGCGTAGCCCGGCACGCGCTCGAGCTGCTCAAGGGCCTGAGCGTCGCGGAGCATCTCGTCACCGTCTGCTGCGGGCGCGGCAACAACGGCGGCGACGGCCTCGTCGTCGCGCGCCTCCTCAAGGCCGCCGGGCTCGAGGTCATGGCCTTCATCGCCCCGCCCAAGCGCGACGGGGGCTACTCCCCCGAGGTGAAGGCGAACCTCGCCCGCGCGCTCGAGGCCGGGGTCTCCGTCCACGAAGTCTCCGACGAGCTCGTCGAGCTGGACATCCGCCTGCGCTCCTCGGCCCTGCTCGTCGACGCGCTCCTCGGCACCGGCTCCAGCGGCAAGCCGGCCGGTCCCGTCCACCGCATGATCCAGTGCATGATGAAGGCCGGGCGGCCCATCCTCGCCGTCGACGTCCCCTCGGGCATCGATCCGAACACCGGCTACCACAGCGGCGCCGTCGTGGCGGCGACGCGGACCTGCGCGCTCGGGCTGCCCAAGCGCGGACTGCTCGCGGCCCCGGCCGCCCGCTACGTGGGCGAGCTGCGCGTCGTGGACATCGGCTTCCCCCGCGAGCTCGTCGAGGGCTTCCGCCGCAAATGA
- the sppA gene encoding signal peptide peptidase SppA: protein MNEKEPEGSPQPWSRPALEEAHSPVPGRSRMVRLLIGFYALSLAAALFVALRAPAPSTPSKAGLKAGDLLSATRKDAVGWLPINGVISYGEGGSRFGHGVPATVRRLRAMAERKDVKAIVLDVNSPGGSVGAVQELYSQIQRVRTVDKKPVVAILNDVAASGGYYLAAGCDAVVSHPGTLVGSIGVIFNTANVEGLFGKIGIRSEPIKSGKMKDIGSMTRPMTKEERELLQGLIDDAYGQFLGAVAQGRKMSEESVRPLADGRIFTGRQALGLKLVDELGDSTRAVELAAKLGGISGKPEIVRDASDSLSGLLQMLDSSSVLKPYAAALPVLGEPGLEYLWRP, encoded by the coding sequence ATGAACGAGAAAGAGCCGGAAGGATCGCCGCAGCCCTGGAGCCGCCCCGCCCTCGAGGAGGCGCACTCCCCCGTCCCCGGCCGCAGCCGCATGGTGCGGCTGCTCATCGGCTTCTACGCGCTCTCGCTGGCGGCCGCGCTGTTCGTCGCGCTGCGCGCCCCCGCGCCCTCCACGCCCTCGAAGGCGGGCCTGAAGGCCGGCGACCTGCTCTCCGCGACGCGCAAGGACGCGGTCGGCTGGCTCCCCATCAACGGCGTCATCTCCTACGGCGAGGGCGGCTCGCGCTTCGGGCACGGCGTCCCCGCGACCGTCCGGCGCCTGCGCGCGATGGCCGAGCGCAAGGACGTCAAGGCGATCGTCCTCGACGTCAACTCCCCCGGCGGCAGCGTCGGGGCCGTCCAGGAGCTCTACAGCCAGATCCAGCGCGTGCGCACCGTGGACAAGAAGCCGGTCGTCGCCATCCTCAACGACGTCGCGGCCTCCGGCGGCTACTACCTCGCGGCCGGCTGCGACGCGGTGGTCTCCCATCCCGGGACGCTCGTGGGTTCGATCGGCGTCATCTTCAACACCGCGAACGTCGAGGGTCTTTTCGGGAAGATCGGGATCAGGTCGGAGCCGATCAAGTCCGGCAAGATGAAGGACATCGGCTCGATGACGCGCCCCATGACCAAGGAGGAGCGCGAGCTCCTGCAGGGCCTCATCGACGACGCCTACGGGCAGTTCCTCGGCGCGGTCGCGCAGGGGCGGAAGATGTCCGAGGAGTCCGTCCGGCCCCTCGCCGACGGCCGCATCTTCACGGGCCGCCAGGCCCTCGGCCTCAAGCTCGTCGACGAGCTCGGCGACTCCACCCGTGCGGTGGAGCTGGCCGCGAAGCTCGGGGGCATCTCCGGCAAGCCCGAGATCGTGCGCGACGCCTCCGACTCCCTCTCGGGACTCCTGCAGATGCTCGACTCCTCCTCCGTTCTGAAGCCCTACGCGGCCGCTCTCCCCGTCCTGGGCGAACCCGGGCTCGAGTACCTCTGGCGCCCGTGA